Proteins from a genomic interval of Lycium ferocissimum isolate CSIRO_LF1 chromosome 2, AGI_CSIRO_Lferr_CH_V1, whole genome shotgun sequence:
- the LOC132046754 gene encoding receptor-like protein 44 has translation MGSSIIWSNLVLLLVILFPFCTPDPNDEMCLTHLSQSLQDPLKNLQNWTKSSFSKPCDGFTSYLQGATCNNGRIYKLSLSNLSLKGTISPYLSNCTNLQALDLSSNSISGPIPIELQFLVNLAVLNLSANQLSGPIPEQLAICAYLNVIDLHDNQLNGLIPQQLGLLVRLSVFDVSNNRLSGPIPGSLGNRSGNLPRFNASSFYGNKDLYGYPLPPKKSNGLSILAIVGIGLGSGLMSLVLSFTAVCIWLRVTEEKLDTEEGKISQLMPDY, from the coding sequence ATGGGTAGTAGTATTATTTGGAGCAACCTAGTTCTGCTCCTTGttattcttttccctttttgtacACCAGATCCAAACGATGAGATGTGCTTAACCCATCTAAGTCAATCTTTACAAGACCCTTTAAAGAATCTTCAAAACTGGACTAAATCTTCCTTTTCAAAACCTTGTGATGGGTTCACTTCATATCTACAAGGTGCAACTTGTAACAATGGTCGCATCTACAAACTATCTCTTTCAAATCTTTCCCTTAAAGGTACCATTTCTCCTTATCTTTCTAATTGCACTAATCTCCAAGCCCTTGACCTATCATCCAACTCAATATCAGGCCCAATACCAATAGAACTCCAGTTCCTTGTCAATCTAGCTGTCCTTAATCTCTCAGCTAATCAACTTTCAGGCCCAATACCTGAACAGCTAGCCATTTGTGCTTACCTGAATGTAATTGATCTTCATGATAATCAGCTTAATGGGCTTATTCCTCAGCAACTAGGCCTTCTTGTTAGGCTATCTGTTTTTGACGTATCGAATAATAGATTGTCGGGTCCAATACCGGGTTCATTGGGTAATCGGAGCGGTAACTTGCCCCGATTTAATGCTAGTTCATTTTATGGGAATAAGGATCTTTATGGGTACCCATTGCCACCTAAAAAGAGTAATGGGTTATCCATTTTGGCAATTGTAGGGATCGGATTAGGAAGTGGGTTAATGAGTTTAGTGTTAAGTTTTACTGCTGTGTGTATTTGGTTAAGAGTTACTGAGGAAAAATTGGATACTGAAGAAGGAAAAATCAGTCAATTAATGCCTGATTATTGA
- the LOC132048312 gene encoding DUF21 domain-containing protein At2g14520-like: MEHTYMKCCNTEFFIYIVAVVFLVLCAGLMSGLTLGLMSMSIIDLEVLAKSGTPKDRLHASKILPIVKQQHLLLCTLLISNAAAMEALPVFLDELVPDWGAILLSVTLILLFGEIIPQSLCTRYGLAIGATVAPLVRILIWFWFPIVYPISKILDYLLGKGHKALFRRAELRTLVDMHGNKAGKGGELSVHETTIIAGALELTEKKARDAMTPISETFAIDITAILDRELINLILEMGHSRIPVYYEHRTNIIGLVLVKNLVTLNPRDKVPVKNVTIRRIPRVSETMPLYDILNEFQKGLSHIAAVVKQPDTTTEKESVNLWNGGEEELTVHKFSWHFPIV, from the exons ATGGAACACACGTACATGAAATGTTGCAATACTGAGTTCTTCATCTATATTGTAGCAGTTGTGTTTCTAGTCTTGTGTGCTGGCCTAATGTCTGGTCTCACTTTAGGCCTCATGTCTATGAGCATTATTGATCTTGAGGTTCTTGCAAAATCTGGAACCCCTAAAGACCGTCTCCATGCTT CAAAGATATTACCCATTGTGAAGCAACAACATCTATTGCTATGTACGCTTCTGATCAGCAATGCTGCTGCTATGGAG GCACTTCCTGTTTTTCTTGACGAGTTAGTGCCAGATTGGGGAGCAATTCTTCTTTCAGTGACATTGATACTTCTCTTTGGTGAG ATCATACCACAATCTCTCTGTACAAGATATGGGTTAGCCATTGGTGCAACTGTTGCTCCACTTGTCCGCATTCTTATTTGGTTTTGGTTTCCGATAGTCTATCCAATAAGCAAG ATCTTAGACTACCTTTTGGGGAAAGGGCACAAAGCTCTATTTCGGCGAGCTGAATTGAGAACACTAGTTGACATGCACGGTAATAAG GCAGGAAAGGGGGGAGAATTATCGGTTCATGAGACAACTATAATTGCAGGAGCACTTGAGCTCACTGAGAAGAAAGCAAGGGATGCCATGACTCCTATATCTGAAACTTTTGCTATTGATATCACTGCCATCCTTGACAG GGAACTGATCAATTTAATCTTGGAGATGGGACATAGCAGGATTCCAGTGTACTACGAACATCGAACAAACATAATTGGACTTGTCCTG GTAAAGAATTTGGTGACACTAAATCCAAGGGACAAGGTGCCCGTGAAGAATGTAACAATACGGCGTATCCCAAG AGTTTCAGAGACAATGCCATTGTATGACATACTAAATGAATTCCAGAAAGGTCTCAGCCACATTGCTGCAGTTGTTAAACAGCCAGATACCACGACCGAGAAAGAAAGCGTCAACCTGTGGAATGGTGGTGAGGAAGAACTTACAGTCCATAAATTTTCTTGGCATTTTCCCATAGTCTAG